The Cyanobacteria bacterium FACHB-DQ100 genome contains the following window.
ATCAAGAAGGGTGCGATCGCCTGATTGCCGCAATTAACGCGATCGCGCCAGAATTTGCTTGCATCCTCACCATTACGCATATGCCGCACTTTAGAGAAGCCTTCCAAGCGCGAATCGAAGTCACCAAAACTCAAAACGGCTCCGAACTGATGCTGTGCCTATAGATCAAAATGGTTTGGACTCCTGTAGAATAGGAGGGTTGTTTAAATTCGCCGATCCTATGGCAGTTCCTAAGAAGAAAACCTCCAACGCCAAGCGCGACCAGCGCAAAGCGACTTGGAAACGCAAAGCCAATCTGCAAGCCCAACGCGCTCTGTCTCTCGGCAAATCGATTCTCACCGGACGGGCAAAAGGCTTCGTCTATCCGACCGAAGAAGAAGGCGAAGAAGAATAAGTAAAATGCGTGATTCCGTCTAATTGAAGAGTCACGCATTTTTTTGGCTCTGCTATATTTCCAGAGTCACGCCTCTCTCAAAAGTCACGATTATGTTAGGCAAATATTTCAAAAAGCCAGAACCGCAACATGGCGATCGTGTTCCTCCCGGTCAGAGACTAGCGACAGGATTTCCCGTTCTGACCTACGGCGACACTCCAGACATCGATCGTTCTAATTGGCAATTTCGCGTCTGGGGACTGGCTCAGGAGAAAGTTTTCTCCTGGGACGACTTCATGGCGCTGCCGCAAAGCGAATTTACCGCCGATTTTCACTGCGTTACTACTTGGTCAAAGCTGGATGTGCAGTGGGTCGGCGTGAAAGTGACCGACTTTATGAACGCGATCGCAGTCGATCCGAAAGCCGTGCACATTATGGAACATTGCTACGGCGGCTATACAACGAATATCTCGATGGAAGATTTCGTCCGAGAAGAAAACTTCTTTGCTCATACGCTGTTTGGTGAGCCGTTACCAGCCGATCATGGTGGGCCATTGCGTTTAGTCGTTCCCCACCTGTACGCCTGGAAAAGCGCAAAATGGATTAATGGTTTAGAATTTCTGTCAAAAGAAGACTTAGGATTTTGGGAGCGCAACGGCTATCATCACCGAGGCGACCCCTGGAAAGAAGAACGCTATAGCGGAAGATTCTTCTAAACATTCTAAACAAAAGCCGAGGCATTACACCTCGGCTTTTGTGGTCTAATGGGTCGGTAGATAAACCGTAAAGGTA
Protein-coding sequences here:
- a CDS encoding 50S ribosomal protein L32; this translates as MAVPKKKTSNAKRDQRKATWKRKANLQAQRALSLGKSILTGRAKGFVYPTEEEGEEE
- a CDS encoding sulfite oxidase-like oxidoreductase; the encoded protein is MLGKYFKKPEPQHGDRVPPGQRLATGFPVLTYGDTPDIDRSNWQFRVWGLAQEKVFSWDDFMALPQSEFTADFHCVTTWSKLDVQWVGVKVTDFMNAIAVDPKAVHIMEHCYGGYTTNISMEDFVREENFFAHTLFGEPLPADHGGPLRLVVPHLYAWKSAKWINGLEFLSKEDLGFWERNGYHHRGDPWKEERYSGRFF